Within the Paenarthrobacter nicotinovorans genome, the region CATAGTCCCGGCGACTGGCGCTGCACCCGCCATCGAAGATTCAGGCACCGGGTCAGCGGTGGCGCCCACTCCTGCTGCCAGTGCCCCACAAGTCGCTGCTGCACCGGCGGTGACCACCCCGCTAACCGCCCCACCAGCGGACCTGAGTGTCGGCCCCGGCTCGGGCGAGTGCACCCCGGACAACATCGACATCCAACGCGATGACCAGGTCCGGGCGATCAAGCCCATCCCGGCCGGTGAACAGCAGTACTACACCGTCCTTGGCTGCGCCGAAGGCTGGCTCGCCTACTCCATCTCCGATGAGGGCATCAAAGCCATTGGCCTGGACGGCGGCAACGCCTGGTACGGGATAGCCACGCTCCAAAGCAATGGCCGTTACCTCGATGACCACCGACAAGTATTCTCCAGCGTGTACAACTGGGAATTCCTTGGCTACGACGTCCAGAACGGCAAGTACGCCACCGTCCAAGAAGGCATGGACCACGAATTCGCCACCAAAGGCATACCCGTCCGGCTGAGGGAAAAGCTCGTCGGTCCCGGACCCGCAGCTCCAGAGCCTGGCGGCCCCACAGCGGGTGAATGCGCTCCGGCCAACATCGACATCCAACGTCAGGACCAAGCACGGGCGATCAAGCCCATCCCGGCCGGTGAACAGCAGTACTACACCGTCCTTGGCTGCGCCGAAGGCTGGCTTGCGTACTCCATCTCCGGTGAAGGCATCAAAGCCATTGGCCTGGACGGCGGTAACGCTTGGTACAGAATTGCCAGGCTCCAAAGCAGCGGCCGGTACCTGGATGAGTACGGAGAGGTATATTCCAGCGTCCATACCTGGGAATTCCTCGCCTTTGATGTCCAGGCCGGCAAATACGCCACAGTGCAAGATGCCATGGACGATCAGTTCTCCACCAACGGCATACCCGTCCGGCTGAGGGAACAACTCGTCGGCCACGGACCCGCAACCAGCACTCCCTGATCGCCTCCACTCCAAGCACAAGAAAAGACCATGGAATTTATCGACCCCCACTCAGTGGTGATCTTTGGGGTACTGTTCGTTCATGTCGTCGGCGTGATCGTTGTCGCCGTTTCAACTGTTGTTCTGGTGACCGCAACGCTCGTCGTAGTCCTGGCCGTTCGATCCTACAGAAGCATGGGGTGGGCCCCTCACCCGGGCAAGCAAAGACGCAGTAGCCGCATCTCGGCCGCGCAACGGCTCTAGACGCGATACCCGGCAAGCTCATTTGGGGGAGGCTGCCGGGTATCTCCGCTCCCGCAGTAACCAGGTGTCCGTACGCGCCGCGGCAGCCACTGGGTAAACCCATGCGCCGACCCGACAAGGGTTAGGACCTGGCCGGAACCGGGGTCACAAAGTTTTTCTCCGGTTATGTAAGAAACACCGGTTCCCGGGACACTAAGGGGTTGAATCATCACATCGCACTAGCCCGGGGGAAAAGAACAAGGATGTTGGCTACCAGAGAGCAGGAACTGATTGCTCTTCACGCTGAACACTTCAGCCGCATCTACCAGTACATCGCGTACCGGATCAGCGATCGCGAACGGGCCGAGGAACTGGCCAATGACGTGTTCCGGATCGTGTGGGAGAAACAACCGCCCGAGCCACCTGGAATCGGATGGCTGATCGCCACGGCCAGAAACGTCCTCGGTAATGAATACAAGGGCCGGAGCCGCCGCCAACAACTCATGCAGCGCTTGGCTGAAGAGGCACGAACCCAAGCGGCCATCACCAACGATGACGCACAGCAGGCCAGCGTCGCCGAGATCCTCTCCCTCCTCAAGGACCGGGACCGGGAAATCCTGATGCTCTCCTACTGGGACGACCTCACCACGGCAGAACTGGCCGAAAGCCTCGGATGCACACCCTCAGCAGC harbors:
- a CDS encoding RNA polymerase sigma factor; its protein translation is MLATREQELIALHAEHFSRIYQYIAYRISDRERAEELANDVFRIVWEKQPPEPPGIGWLIATARNVLGNEYKGRSRRQQLMQRLAEEARTQAAITNDDAQQASVAEILSLLKDRDREILMLSYWDDLTTAELAESLGCTPSAAAVRLHRARKAFAKAAPQHLMTEREV